Proteins from a single region of Vairimorpha necatrix chromosome 6, complete sequence:
- a CDS encoding putative SP-containing protein: MNLVYLLTLGVYRSNVRCERKTIENHDSNEFNCNLSFVLILIKDLTYYNNNHSLSILKIKSYKNLKSKRQDSSTQKSSSDLTSIIKSLKIKLYNDAGKWYLNQTVQKLKKKNISMIKDQKSLQEIYNFLQTFEEYILKVKEYSIDFLRFFNELKDEKNHNFDHNSLQDLQKVCNYVVEQNDHIKSLSNCVKILQNALIDKNIHNK; the protein is encoded by the coding sequence ATGAATTTGGTTTATTTGCTAACTTTAGGAGTATACAGAAGTAACGTGAGATGTGAAAGAAAAACCATTGAAAATCACGATTCTAATGAATTTAATTGCAATTTATCTTTTGTATTGATATTGATCAAAGATTTAACTTACTATAATAACAATCATTCTTTATCTATTCTTAAAATCaaatcttataaaaatttaaaatcaaaaagacAAGATTCTTCAACACAAAAATCTAGTTCAGATTTGACAtctattattaaaagtttaaaaattaagcTGTATAATGATGCAGGGAAATGGTATTTGAACCAGACTGtacaaaaattgaaaaaaaaaaatatttctatgaTTAAAGATCAAAAGAGTTTACAAGAAATATATAACTTTTTACAAACATTTGaagaatatattttgaaagTTAAAGAATATAgtatagattttttaagattttttaacgAGTTAAAGGATGAAAAAAACCATAATTTTGATCATAACTCTCTACAAGACTTGCAAAAGGTTTGTAACTATGTTGTCGAACAAAATGACCACATCAAATCTTTGAGTAATTGTGTCAAAATATTGCAAAATGCTTTGATCGACAAAAACATccataataaataa